CATAAGCTGCTAGGACCTAGGAACTATTGGCAATATCATACTCAAGCCATTTCACACCTTCATATTCATATTTCCAATTTACTAAAAGCAAGAGCAGTGAAAGTAAGCCTCTACAAACACGGATATTTCCATCAAACTTCGAAGAACACAATCTCATGTAGTAAATTCTTAATACTTAGTCTTTCAGCTAATAGTAATAGCTCATTTCAAATTGGGGATTCACCTAACTCTATGTACCACTCATATAAAGCCTGTTTTCCTTCAAAATCAGGTCAAAGACGTTCTAAGCTATCATCAAGGAACACTTGTTTATGTGACAGTGAAGCAGCAATAATAAGCAATCAAAACATCAATCATTCCATATACTGTATAAGAATTATTCTCCGAACTCCCAAGACAAACTCAAATTTAACAGACAAGGTAAAGTGGCAATACCATTCCAGAATACACTGAAGATGAAACTCGTGCTTGCAACCTGTCACCTGCATAAAGAGTAAGATCAGATTGTTCAAAAGAATGTACAGACCAATAAAACCCAGTTAAATTCAACACCGATAAGAGTCATACCGTAGAAGGCTCACTGTCACAGAAATCCTCAAGGCATATGCTGCAAGCATCATCACAAGCATCCTGAATTCCACCCTCCACAAACGCAGCAGCAGAAGTCAAATGAGCCTCACTCTTGGTAGTTTCATTCTCTTCCATCACAGGAACCTAGAAAAACAGAATCACAACACCACTTTATCATCGACCAAAAACACCGAGAAAAATCCCAATCGAATAACCACGAATCGATCGAAACGAATAAACGAGAATCGGATGAAATTGAGAATCTGAGGTGAGATAAAATCGATCGGAACAGTGGTAATTACCTCCATGGAGAATCGATGCGAAATCGAGAAGCAGTTGAAGGAAaccctagagagagagagagagagagagagaagaagtgTGTGTGATGAGAGTGTGTTTGTGTTTTGGGAAGAAACAAAGCTAATCACGGAGCTTAGCTTGGTCTTGGTCCACCACTCTCTGTGATTATGACGCGTGGCATTCTGACAGAATCTCTTTGACGAGTCTTTCCTTTTACGCGCCATTCTCTCGTCTCTTCTGGGTCTGCGCATCCACTCATAGGTCATTAAGCCCACCCACTCACGGTTTGACACCGTTTCATTTTGGGCTGAATTATTAAATCaagataattttatttttattttgtgttgAAATTGAAAGTGTAAAAGTCAGTCTATCATATTTtagaaataggaaaaaaaattatttttatttaaattaattagttatggaggaatatttttataatatgaTTGATTAATAGTGTAAAGTTTTTGCCTTATATGtgcattttttcttcaaataagtgattttcatttattttttgttggcaaaattaattttgttttggatAGAAGAAAATAGTTATTCCTTTGCCCCTAGAATTATGTTTAATAAGAAAATATACTTtgatattaattaatgtattagtATTCGCATTCTCATGATTGTCACGTTTAGGTAAGTATTTCCCAAAAGCAGATCAAGATAAATTCTCTAGAAACATGGATGTGTATGTTCTCCCACCAATGTTAAGGTATTTGAATATGTTTCCTAATCAAGGGGTTTTACATGACCTTATGAAATTTACCATTTATTGTCCCAACTTCGGTGAGAGCTCCACCACGTGTCCTGCCGAAGACTCCTTCATTTGAGGAAATCACTTCGTCAGAGTCAATCGAATTACTAACCACTCTTTTCTCATCTTCGGGCTTCGTACCGCCCCCTGAAGTGCCCCCTAAAACGATTGTTTCACTTACCATTGTCTCATCTGAGTAGAATCATGGCCTTTGGGCACTACTTACCACATAGGATAATGAAGGATGATCTTATTATGATACCCCATAGTGCTTGGATGATAAATCAATACTTAGGTCTTCCTCTATTGATAACCTTACTATCTCTTTCGCAATTGAGACATTGATTTTTGTGGCTCATAATGACGGAATAGGAGAAGCAATCAACAATTGAGCTACATAAATTCCACTCCCGAGCCTAGTATCATCATCTAGGCAGATAAATGTTCCCATTATATTTGCCACCTTGATGAAGAAATCATCATTACATGCTCCCAACAAGACATTTCTCAGTTCTAGCCACAACAAATAGATGGGGACCTAAGAATATCTTTGTTGTTCTTAGCTGTTCAAAAAcattcccccccccccaaggCCCCTCAGTAGCCCCCAAGGCCAAACCTTAACTCGTCCCAAATGGTTATGAACTAATGCTTTGTTTTGATTCCCCCTCAAAGAGGCAATTGCAATCTTACATACCCTCCTTCAATCTTCGTACTTCATGATATAGCTACAATCAAAATCAGAGGCTAACTTCTTCTTGCTGCTCCTTAGGGGTGGCTTATTCTACTTCTCTTGCCACCTTACCACTCTGCTTGCGTGGGGTTTATCCCCTTGTTTTAGCCTTAACAACCTCAACATGTCTCTTCTActtaaggaagaaaaaaaaaaggaaccgTGCCATTGAAACCCTAAGGTGAGATCCATACATTTTCTTTCCATCAAAGTGTTTAATGGCATTGACAACATCCTCCTTCTTCAAAAATATGACAAAGCCAAATTCCTCATCTTGGTTCTTTTGGCATAAACCCCCCTTAACTCTTCATATCTTGGTGAATATTTCTTTCACCTAATTATAAGTCGAGTGTTCCACCAGCCCATCGATGAAGAGGGTTTTTGCCCTTTCCAAACCTTCTTGCTCCTCACCTTTCCTTTTCTTCCTCACCGGTCTTAAGGTCTCTCCTTCCAAGACTTGGAGCCTTGTAGATGGCCGGAAGTCTCCACCACCTATTTGCCCCCCTTCTCACTCTAGTTGTTGGATGTCTACAATGGTTAAATTAAATTGTCAAACAATCGCATGGCCATCTCAGGATGAAACTCCTTGAATAAAGGGCTCATCAAATCATTAATCACGCTCTGATCACATGACCACGATTCATCCACCTGATTTGGGTTCCTATCTTCTTACAATTCAAGGACACAGTTGAACGAGCCTATAGTCATTATTAAAGTCAAAATAgtaattaaaatcattattTACCAAAAAACACAAATTGCAGGAcgttttcataaaaaaaaaaatcaaacttcagggtcaaattcaaaattaaaaagagTATTACTAAATAGACCGAAACGAAAAAACCGAAAGTTGCTATATAAGTGAAGCTGGTGACCATTAATGAGGATTATATCTAATAAAAATACACATGCCCTTCGTATTTGATTCGATTTCATACTACCACGCATTATATGTGAggtaatcttaataatatataaagttcatccaccaaagtgggtcataATGCTTCATAATTTCCACATGTCACATCTCTATTGGTTGGTTTCAATGAATTTCCACATGGCCTTCACTGATTCGTCCAAATCCTTGAATTTTGATTGGTCGAAATTAATTAGTACTCTAATAAATTAatcaataaatatttaaatcaaACAATTAATTTATGAGATATGCACTATACACGGTTTAATCACTAATAAATTAATTGATTGCACTATACACGGTTTCATTTCAAACATTTATGAGATATGCTTTCATTTAGGAAATTGGTTGACAAAAACGTAAATTTGAAATCAATGAGTTATTTCTTCAACAAATTAAATTAACATTCAATGCCTTATTTCCACAtgaacataaatttgaaatcactGACTTATTTCAACCACACGGTTTTGAGAAAATGTTTTTTCCACAATAATATCAAATAAGTCAATGATTAATTTTTGGACCAAATCATTGACTTATTtcttgaaaaaattaaattaacattCAATGCCTTATTTATTGAAAAAACGTAAATTTGAAATCACTAACTTAATGTATGTAACCACACGGTTTTGAGAAAATGAAATGCCTTAATGTAATTGAGAATCCTACTAACTATGCAAAAGGGTTGTACATCATATAGAAGTATCAGAACAGTGAAGGGAGTAACATATGATACTTTTAAGGAAGCATGCGATCAATTGAGATTGCTAACAGATGACAAAGAATATATTGATGCAATTAAAGAAGTCTCTGATTTAGCTTCTTTAGAACAAATGAGGAAACTCTTTGTAAGAATGTTGATgatgaattcaatctcaaaacctaTTGATGTTTGGGAATCATGCTGGCTACTCTTATCAGAAGGCATTCTACACCATAGAAGAAAAGAATTGCATAATCCAGGTACGAAATTTTACaagttatattattaagatttgaaATGTTGTTATAATAAGTTAATTATTACttggatttaatttaattgaaattcatAACTTTAAAAAATCACACTGCGCAATATAATTAATGAATTATCTGTGAACAACATAAGTTATATTCGTTAcagttaaaaataatttgttaatCTTTATTCTCGACTGTAGGCCTACGAATCGCAGATGCTgttttgaaaaatttatgtatcattgaaaTTGATAAGTTGCTTCAAAGAAATGGTAGGTCATTAAATGATTACCCATGTTTGCCAACTccagaatatgatgaagtcctgcaatttgacaatagatttattgttgatgaactaaactatgacaaagatgcattaaaggtacaatatgaagagttgcttagtatgcttacacctgagcaaaagtctgtatatgagagggttgtcacatttgtgttgtcaaactcaggaggcttctactttttatatggATATGGTGGAACTGGAAAGACTTTTGTGTGGAACACTTTATCGGCGTCACTTAGATCCAAAGGACTAATTGTTCTTACTGTTGCTTCCAGTGGCatagcatcattactcttgcctgGAGGCAGAACAGCTCATTCTAAATTCTGCATTCCATTAGATGCTACAGAGATCTCGACATGTAATATAAAGCAGGGAAGTCTACGAGCAAAGCTTCTACTTGCAACAACTCTtattatatgggatgaagctccaatgttGAAAAAGTATTGTTTCGAAGCTTTAGACGTTACACTCTGAGATTTAATGAGGTCGAAAAATGAAGATAACGCCCATAAgccttttggaggaaaagtagtaatacttggagttgattttagacaaatactacttgtaataactagaggaagcAGACAGGAAATCGTCGAATCTACTTTAAACTCTTCCTCATTGTGGAAACACtgcaaagttatgaaattgaCTAAGAACATGCGCCTAACCGCAGCTGAGACGgctgatgaagcaaaagaaatcaaagactttgcagattggattcttaaaattggaaatggcGACCATCCAGATTCCGGAGTAGGAGAGTACGAAGTCCAAATCCCGCCAGGTCTGCTCATCCCAAATAGTCCTGacccattaatggaattgattagatatacatatcctgaccttgcgcacaaaatgaaagaccctCAGTTCTTTCAAGATAGGGCAATATTGGCCCCTACACTAGAggttgttgaaatgataaacacataCATGCTTGGGATGATAGCTGCACCAGAgcatgaatatctgagctccgactctgccttgcgatctgatgaggattctgaaatccaagatgagtggtttaccaccgaatttttgaacgacactaaaagttcaTGAATGCCTAACCACAAGCTTTTATTGAAAGTCGGTACTTCAataatgcttttgagaaatatagaccaagtagcaggtttatgcaatggaatcAGGTTAATTGTGGACGAACTTGGTGAACAttttattggtgcaactgttatcacgggaacaaatgtcaatgacaaagtgcacattttaagaatggacttggttccttctgattccaaatttccaattaaattcagaagaagacagtttccaattgcaatatgctttgctatgaccataaacaagagccaaggacaaacactatctcaggttgaCCTCTTCCTTCTGAGGCTCGTCTTCACTCATGatcagttatatgtagctcttTCTATAGTACGCTCAAGAAaaggtcttaaactttgtatactcGATGACGGGGGCAAACAACAAATCAGTactgtaaatgtagtgtttaaggaagtttttggaaatgtttgatgtacacaacacaattacaattacaattatttatttcatttttctcttcatctatCTTTACAGGGTTGCCTTATATAAAAAtagcttatttatttattaaaatattacaacATAAAATTTTTGTTGCAACGTATGGGTTACGGAACTAGTTTATAGTGATTATTCATACATCATATCATATGTGAGGTGAGGTACTTCAAGGTAAAAATCACCTAGAATCTTGGGTAGAAAAAGACGAAAGGGGTGTGGGTCAGGTTTGCCTGATATTACATTGCCCATAAATTGAGCTCAATGATGTGGTTTTTCAATGTACATTAAAAGGTGGTGAGAGAGTTttccctccgttccagaaagtttgtagttttttatatgattttaatATTCTAAAAAGTTTGTTATTTTAGGATGTGAATGCATTTTTCACCATTTTTCTTCTATATCATTATTTATTAAGCTTTCTCTATTCACTATATTTATTGCAATTCTTgatataataattattatacTTGGAAATTAAACATCATAAATAAGgacaatctagtcaaattatactattAATAATTACTTTCTTACTCATTgtgtcacaaccttaaactacaaactttctgtaATAGAGAAAGTATGTTTTCACTACTACATATATATCAACATGGATTAGGATAGGAAGTCAGTTGATAATCTCAATTATAACATTGtatctatttttttcttcttaaataTTTAAACAATTCACTTATTTAATACATATAAAGAGATATACACATAAAACTTTTAAGTTGAAGAAACTTGATAAGCTCTACCATTAAGAGAATCCTAATACTTGTCTTCACAAAAAATGACGTGGATTAGGAAAACGACCGAGATGTGAACATTCATTAATCATTACGTTAATACCTTGATCTTAGGCATCAATATAATCATTACAGTTAATATAACAATTAATGATAATTACATCAAACATTCACTTAACAGAATTGCAAATTGCAATAACATCACGGTTCGCTTCCCCGGTTTGATGCTCCGGTTCATTATTTTGGCGCTGAGAACAGCTTCTCCAGAAACCGCCCCCATTGAACTGGGCCCACATCTCCGCCTCTAACTTGGCCGTCTCCGCCGTCTCCTTCGCCAGTTGCTCCTCCAGCGTCGGCACAACATTCACCGCATCAGACCCAACCACCTCGTTGTTCTGCGGCTCCAACAgcgcctcctccttcttcttcttcttcatcttcttctgttgCAAGCTTCGCTTTCTCCCGC
This portion of the Lotus japonicus ecotype B-129 chromosome 3, LjGifu_v1.2 genome encodes:
- the LOC130743844 gene encoding uncharacterized protein LOC130743844, with protein sequence MSRQQQAAPGSRRRRAGEVAGNATAEFTAVCCCVPCAVMDIVVLAAYKVPAGLVKKAMRGRKRSLQQKKMKKKKKEEALLEPQNNEVVGSDAVNVVPTLEEQLAKETAETAKLEAEMWAQFNGGGFWRSCSQRQNNEPEHQTGEANRDVIAICNSVK